In Zingiber officinale cultivar Zhangliang chromosome 11B, Zo_v1.1, whole genome shotgun sequence, a single window of DNA contains:
- the LOC122035116 gene encoding cysteine proteinase inhibitor 8-like, which yields MGHGKGGNLPSGLRSQISTRNVHSFPRAKTFVGSIPHGVTHVRVPTRDLRRGTTFQSISAYKPRTHFLAFPLNPHPNQPFQSQSHQRFSTMRPSVLLRTICLLPLLLAFFAGGVAAARAPASSRGPLVGGWTPIANVNDVHVQELAAFAVSEHNKTQNDGSRLTLVRVLKAERQVVAGTNYRLDLSVKDANGAAASYQAVVWEKPWQNFRQLTSFVRLSKT from the coding sequence ATGGGACATGGGAAAGGGGGAAATCTTCCAAGTGGCTTACGGAGCCAAATTTCGACGCGGAACGTCCACAGTTTTCCTCGGGCAAAAACATTCGTCGGTTCCATCCCGCACGGCGTCACCCACGTTCGCGTCCCCACCCGTGACCTCAGGCGCGGAACGACCTTCCAATCAATCAGCGCGTACAAGCCACGCACCCATTTCCTCGCCTTTCCTTTAAATCCACACCCAAACCAACCATTCCAATCCCAGAGCCATCAGCGGTTCAGCACCATGAGACCATCCGTCCTCCTCCGCACCATctgccttctccctctcctcctcgccTTCTTCGCCGGCGGCGTCGCCGCGGCGAGGGCTCCGGCAAGTTCTCGTGGGCCTCTGGTCGGCGGGTGGACGCCGATCGCGAACGTGAACGACGTGCACGTCCAGGAGCTGGCGGCGTTCGCGGTGTCGGAGCACAACAAGACGCAGAACGACGGGTCCCGGCTGACGCTGGTCCGAGTGTTGAAAGCGGAGCGGCAGGTGGTGGCCGGGACCAACTACCGACTGGATCTGAGCGTGAAGGATGCGAACGGCGCCGCGGCCTCGTACCAGGCCGTGGTCTGGGAGAAGCCCTGGCAGAACTTCCGCCAGCTCACCTCCTTCGTCCGACTTTCCAAGACCTAA
- the LOC122034662 gene encoding uncharacterized protein LOC122034662 gives MEIVNNSNTFASELSHRGFAGFLDVFVHQARDLHNICIYHKQDVYAKLCLTSDPDVTVSTRTINGGGQNPVFDEQLRLCVRTVESSLKCEIWMLSKVKNYLEDQLLGFALVPLADVLVADGKLLAQEFSLSSTDLFHSPAGFIQLSLSYAGASPDVMAIPRVNSLLPEATLPETENPHEYQKIEFPDLKVAKENHMMISEYFGLDCSDVETQCAIDPESCNREDEEAGVRLVESFSGVKDRSYSTGAPRNDTPVTSASTSDSSPLLAPTSPSTSRGFLATATPSPTEKNPRVAESEADSNNNNSTMNQIIRINIEPEQTVVQQEIVDMYMKSMQQFTESLANMKLPMDVDGNSSSTLQGAAVNSDERQATVAAKGIGSRVFYGSRAFF, from the coding sequence ATGGAAATCGTCAACAACAGCAACACATTCGCCAGCGAACTTAGCCACCGAGGATTCGCCGGCTTCCTCGATGTTTTCGTCCACCAAGCTCGCGACCTCCACAACATCTGCATCTACCACAAGCAGGACGTTTACGCCAAGCTCTGCCTCACCAGCGATCCGGACGTCACTGTCTCCACCCGAACCATCAATGGCGGCGGCCAGAACCCGGTCTTCGACGAGCAGCTCCGTCTCTGCGTGCGGACGGTCGAGTCGTCCCTCAAGTGCGAGATTTGGATGCTGAGCAAGGTGAAGAACTACCTGGAAGATCAGCTGCTGGGGTTCGCCCTGGTGCCCCTAGCCGACGTCCTCGTGGCCGACGGCAAGCTACTGGCGCAGgagttctccctctcctccaccgaCCTCTTCCATTCCCCTGCCGGTTTCATTCAACTCTCGCTCTCTTACGCCGGCGCTTCCCCGGATGTGATGGCGATCCCACGGGTAAACTCCCTGCTCCCCGAGGCCACCTTGCCGGAAACAGAAAACCCCCATGAGTACCAGAAGATCGAGTTCCCGGACTTGAAAGTTGCCAAGGAGAATCACATGATGATTTCGGAGTACTTCGGTCTCGATTGCTCGGACGTGGAGACACAGTGCGCGATCGATCCGGAGAGCTGCAATCGTGAGGATGAGGAAGCAGGGGTGCGCCTCGTAGAGAGCTTCTCCGGCGTCAAGGACAGATCGTACTCAACTGGTGCTCCAAGGAACGACACTCCTGTTACCAGTGCCTCAACGAGTGACTCTTCTCCCCTGCTTGCCCCCACCTCTCCGTCCACCTCTCGCGGTTTCTTAGCCACCGCAACTCCGAGCCCGACAGAGAAGAATCCGAGAGTCGCAGAGAGCGAGGCCGATTCGAACAACAACAATTCAACAATGAATCAAATCATACGCATCAACATTGAGCCAGAGCAAACAGTGGTGCAACAGGAGATAGTGGACATGTACATGAAGAGCATGCAGCAGTTTACAGAGTCATTGGCCAACATGAAACTTCCAATGGATGTGGACGGTAACTCCTCTTCGACTTTGCAGGGTGCGGCTGTGAATTCTGACGAAAGGCAGGCAACGGTGGCAGCGAAGGGAATCGGTTCTCGTGTGTTCTATGGGAGCCGGGCCTTCTTCTGA
- the LOC122034446 gene encoding zinc finger CCCH domain-containing protein 18-like isoform X2: MEKLEVADCVFSRIQRIEPENAMKLIGYLLLKYSQKEFLEFALGPDDQILSLINEAKAYIVSSRKVNMAFPMQFNQDPQFHYMPYSQTFSRTSPSPSDIRIGVPRFARWLSPQEMPLPQNIEILPSLNTDLICKQTALLGLKDQPNDLNHFGTDQSKNYCVPDAALAGGFCSNSNERLRQAWLESSPKACHYFHKGYCKNGINCRFYHGQITPEQFKDMHDPELYEFGNQDHLIPPGSFAKLEMEIAELLKSKRGAPISIASLPNLYHEKYGKMLQADGYLTESQRHGKGGFSLTKLLNQLNHNIQLIDRPHGQHSVILAEDAPKYTECKGERVDRFGVLLSSHQIYLTFPAESMFSEQDVFNYFNQYGPVHDVRIPRQEKRMFGFVSFLYSETVKVILAMGHPHYICGSRVLVKPYKEKSKLTDKKYSEKEPPICFPSQCFAMDHNTDTMLNTFDGGYIQRQLSEGHELAIELDRRRLFELQLNRNHLTSQPYFSNKIDELKSIEVDVNNHSTYSMSGLRSDCMANQEMNNLSNDRKSDHIQLPDSPFYSPETGCSISTVI; this comes from the exons ATGGAGAAGTTGGAAGTCGCTGATTGTGTGTTCAGCAGAATTCAAAGGATCGAACCAGAAAATGCTATGAAGCTCATTGGTTATCTTCTTTTGAAGTACTCACAAAAGGAGTTCTTGGAGTTTGCACTAGGACCAGATGATCAGATCCTTTCTCTGATCAATGAAGCCAAAGCATACATTGTATCATCAAGAAAGGTGAACATGGCTTTTCCTATGCAATTCAACCAAGATCCGCAGTTTCACTACATGCCTTATTCCCAAACTTTTTCAAGAACTAGCCCTTCACCTTCTGATATTCGCATTGGAGTTCCCCGTTTTGCTCGTTGGCTATCTCCTCAAGAGATGCCACTTCCTCAGAATATAGAAATCTTACCTTCTTTGAATACTGATTTGATATGTAAACAAACTGCTCTTTTGGGCTTGAAGGACCAGCCAAATGATTTGAATCACTTTGGTACTGACCAATCAAAAAATTACTGCGTGCCTGATGCTGCACTTGCTGGTGGTTTCTGTTCGAATAGCAATGAAAGGTTGCGCCAAGCATGGCTCGAATCATCGCCCAAAGCATGCCATTATTTTCACAAGGGATACTGTAAGAATGGCATCAACTGTCGCTTTTACCATGGTCAGATAACTCCTGAACAGTTTAAAGATATGCATGATCCGGAATTGTATGAGTTTGGTAATCAGGATCATTTGATTCCACCAGGATCGTTTGCCAAATTGGAAATGGAGATCGCAGAATTACTGAAATCAAAGCGAGGGGCTCCTATTTCTATAGCCTCCTTGCCAAACTTGTACCATGAAAAATATGGTAAAATGCTTCAAGCTGATGGATATCTGACAGAGAGCCAGCGTCATGGTAAGGGCGGTTTCAGTTTGACAAAGCTGCTTAATCAGTTGAATCATAACATTCAACTAATAGACAG GCCTCATGGTCAGCATTCAGTTATACTTGCAGAAGATGCTCCCAAGTATACAGAGTGCAAGGGTGAGAGGGTGGATCGGTTTGGAGTACTTTTAAGTTCTCATCAGATATATCTTACTTTCCCTGCTGAAAGCATGTTTTCGGAGCAAGATGTCTTCAATTATTTCAA TCAGTATGGCCCTGTACATGATGTGAGAATTCCACGCCAAGAGAAGCGAATGTTCGGGTTTGTGAGTTTCCTCTACTCGGAGACTGTCAAAGTTATTTTGGCAATGGGACATCCACATTACATTTGTGGTTCTCGAGTTCTGGTTAAGCCATACAAGGAGAAATCAAAGCTTACAGACAA AAAGTACTCGGAAAAGGAGCCTCCTATATGTTTCCCTTCTCAATGTTTTGCAATGGACCACAACACGGATACAA TGCTCAATACATTTGATGGTGGATATATCCAGAGACAGCTCTCTGAAGGTCATGAGCTCGCTATTGAACTTGATAGAAGACGGTTGTTTGAGCTGCAGCTAAACCGTAATCACCTGACATCTCAACCATATTTCAGCAACAAAATTGATGAGCTTAAGTCTATTGAAG TTGATGTCAACAACCATTCCACTTATTCAATGAGTGGCCTCAGAAGTGACTGCATGGCTAATCAGGAAATGAACAATTTGAGCAATGATAGAAAGAG TGATCACATACAACTTCCGGATAGTCCTTTCTATTCACCTGAGACTGGATGTAGCATTTCCACAGTCATATAG
- the LOC122034446 gene encoding zinc finger CCCH domain-containing protein 18-like isoform X1 encodes MEKLEVADCVFSRIQRIEPENAMKLIGYLLLKYSQKEFLEFALGPDDQILSLINEAKAYIVSSRKVNMAFPMQFNQDPQFHYMPYSQTFSRTSPSPSDIRIGVPRFARWLSPQEMPLPQNIEILPSLNTDLICKQTALLGLKDQPNDLNHFGTDQSKNYCVPDAALAGGFCSNSNERLRQAWLESSPKACHYFHKGYCKNGINCRFYHGQITPEQFKDMHDPELYEFGNQDHLIPPGSFAKLEMEIAELLKSKRGAPISIASLPNLYHEKYGKMLQADGYLTESQRHGKGGFSLTKLLNQLNHNIQLIDRPHGQHSVILAEDAPKYTECKGERVDRFGVLLSSHQIYLTFPAESMFSEQDVFNYFNQYGPVHDVRIPRQEKRMFGFVSFLYSETVKVILAMGHPHYICGSRVLVKPYKEKSKLTDKKYSEKEPPICFPSQCFAMDHNTDTMLNTFDGGYIQRQLSEGHELAIELDRRRLFELQLNRNHLTSQPYFSNKIDELKSIEVAVDVNNHSTYSMSGLRSDCMANQEMNNLSNDRKSDHIQLPDSPFYSPETGCSISTVI; translated from the exons ATGGAGAAGTTGGAAGTCGCTGATTGTGTGTTCAGCAGAATTCAAAGGATCGAACCAGAAAATGCTATGAAGCTCATTGGTTATCTTCTTTTGAAGTACTCACAAAAGGAGTTCTTGGAGTTTGCACTAGGACCAGATGATCAGATCCTTTCTCTGATCAATGAAGCCAAAGCATACATTGTATCATCAAGAAAGGTGAACATGGCTTTTCCTATGCAATTCAACCAAGATCCGCAGTTTCACTACATGCCTTATTCCCAAACTTTTTCAAGAACTAGCCCTTCACCTTCTGATATTCGCATTGGAGTTCCCCGTTTTGCTCGTTGGCTATCTCCTCAAGAGATGCCACTTCCTCAGAATATAGAAATCTTACCTTCTTTGAATACTGATTTGATATGTAAACAAACTGCTCTTTTGGGCTTGAAGGACCAGCCAAATGATTTGAATCACTTTGGTACTGACCAATCAAAAAATTACTGCGTGCCTGATGCTGCACTTGCTGGTGGTTTCTGTTCGAATAGCAATGAAAGGTTGCGCCAAGCATGGCTCGAATCATCGCCCAAAGCATGCCATTATTTTCACAAGGGATACTGTAAGAATGGCATCAACTGTCGCTTTTACCATGGTCAGATAACTCCTGAACAGTTTAAAGATATGCATGATCCGGAATTGTATGAGTTTGGTAATCAGGATCATTTGATTCCACCAGGATCGTTTGCCAAATTGGAAATGGAGATCGCAGAATTACTGAAATCAAAGCGAGGGGCTCCTATTTCTATAGCCTCCTTGCCAAACTTGTACCATGAAAAATATGGTAAAATGCTTCAAGCTGATGGATATCTGACAGAGAGCCAGCGTCATGGTAAGGGCGGTTTCAGTTTGACAAAGCTGCTTAATCAGTTGAATCATAACATTCAACTAATAGACAG GCCTCATGGTCAGCATTCAGTTATACTTGCAGAAGATGCTCCCAAGTATACAGAGTGCAAGGGTGAGAGGGTGGATCGGTTTGGAGTACTTTTAAGTTCTCATCAGATATATCTTACTTTCCCTGCTGAAAGCATGTTTTCGGAGCAAGATGTCTTCAATTATTTCAA TCAGTATGGCCCTGTACATGATGTGAGAATTCCACGCCAAGAGAAGCGAATGTTCGGGTTTGTGAGTTTCCTCTACTCGGAGACTGTCAAAGTTATTTTGGCAATGGGACATCCACATTACATTTGTGGTTCTCGAGTTCTGGTTAAGCCATACAAGGAGAAATCAAAGCTTACAGACAA AAAGTACTCGGAAAAGGAGCCTCCTATATGTTTCCCTTCTCAATGTTTTGCAATGGACCACAACACGGATACAA TGCTCAATACATTTGATGGTGGATATATCCAGAGACAGCTCTCTGAAGGTCATGAGCTCGCTATTGAACTTGATAGAAGACGGTTGTTTGAGCTGCAGCTAAACCGTAATCACCTGACATCTCAACCATATTTCAGCAACAAAATTGATGAGCTTAAGTCTATTGAAG TTGCAGTTGATGTCAACAACCATTCCACTTATTCAATGAGTGGCCTCAGAAGTGACTGCATGGCTAATCAGGAAATGAACAATTTGAGCAATGATAGAAAGAG TGATCACATACAACTTCCGGATAGTCCTTTCTATTCACCTGAGACTGGATGTAGCATTTCCACAGTCATATAG